The Stackebrandtia nassauensis DSM 44728 genome includes the window ACTCGCGGTTCGCCGTGGAGCTCAGCCCGATCGGCAAGTGGGGTGGCGCCAACGACGACAACCTCAACGTATGTGAGGGCCGCGATCTGGTCACCAGCCTGTTCGAGGCGAAGCGCAAGCTCAGCGCCATGGGGTTCCGTGACTCGCTGGCCATGTCGATGATGGAGCCCAACGGGTCGACGTGTTACGCGGCCAATCCGCGGTCGTTCGTGATCGGGCCGACGGCGGAGCTGTACAAGTGCACCGTCGAGTTGGACTATCACGATCGCAATGTGGTGGGGCGGCTGCTTCCGGACGGGACGTTGGATCTCGACTGGAAGAAGATGGCACTGTGGACCGAGACCGATGGTATGGACGAGGGCAAGAAGTGCACCACGTGTTATTTCCGGCCCAGCTGTCACGGGGCGGTGTGCCCCAAGGAGTGGATGGACGAACCCGAGTGCGGCTGTCCACCGGTGAAGCTCGGTATCGGCCAGCAGCTCAACCTGATTCGCACCGAGAGCCTGTTCCAGAAGCCCGTCAACGCCGGACCAACCTGTCCGCGCGGGTGATCGCCTCGGCGCCACCCGCGAAGTTCTGACCGACGTCGAAGGGAGGTGAAAACCATGGTGTGGATTTCCGAAGGAAGCAGCGGTTCGATGGCTCAGGAGCAGACCGCCAACAACAACTGTGGCATCTGCTGATTCGATGCGTCGCGCCTGTCAGGACGCGAACAACTGAGGATTGGAGGTGACAACCATGGTGTGGATTTCGGAAGGCAGTGACGGCACGCTCGTCACCAAGTCGACCGGCAAGAACAACTGCGGCATTTGTTAGCCACCTCATCGTCCGTCGGACTCGGCGCCCTCGCATGGCCCGCCGGTCCGGCGGACCTCCATCATATCCACCCGAAAGGTTTCCACTGTGTATAGTTCGCTGCCCTGTAAGCGGCTGCTGGTCGGCATCGCCGGTTCCATCCACGCCGTTCACGTGCCCGAGTACCTGTTGCGTTTCAAGCGAGAGTTCGCCACCGAGATCCAGGTGATCATGACCCGTTCGGCGGGCAACATGGTCAACCCCCAGGTCCTGGAGGTGTACACCGACGGCGATGTCGTCGACGACATGTGGGGCAACGCCACCCTCAAGGCACCGCACATCCGGCTGACCCGGTGGGCAGAGCTGTTCCTGGTGCTTCCCGCTACCGCCAACATCATCGGCAAGACCGCCAACGGGATCGCCGACGATCTGTTGTCGACGGCGATTCTGGCCAGCCCGCATCCGGTGGTGTTCGCCCCGGGCATGAACCCGGCGATGTACGACACCCCGGCCGTGAAGCGGAATCTGGCTACATTGGAGGCCGACGGGCACTATGTCATCCACCCGGAGGAGCTCACCTCGGTGACCTCCGGGGAGTACGACACCGGCTACGGGCCTACCACGGACCTCGTACTGAAGCACCTGTGGCATGTCCATATGCGACGGGTCAAGGAAGGGTACTGGGACGAGGCCACGGCCGCCGAGCCCGAGAGCCCCTCGATCACCGGAGCCGACACCGGCGTGGGCACCAACCTCAAGTCACTGCCGCTCACTCCCGTGAACGGCGCCGCGAAACCGGCCGGATAGCGGATGTCGCGGCCATCGTCGCGACTGCGCGACCTTCCCGCGACGTACTGGCGGCTGTGTGTCTCGCACGGCATCTCGTCATTCGGCGACTTCCTGCGGATGACGACGATCGCGTTCTGGGCCTACGAGGCTTCGGACGGGTCGGCCGCCGCGGTGGGAGCGTTCGCGACCACAGAACTGTTGGTCGCCATGGTGAGTGGCTCGGTAGCGGGGGTCATCGCCGACCGCTGGAACCGGGTCACGGTGATGATCGCCTCGGACTTCGGGCGGGTGGCCACCGGGGTGGTGCTGGTGGCCGCGGTGGTGTGGAACCACATTCCGGCCGCGGTGGTCGCGGTGGCGGCGTCCGGGTTCCTCACGGCGCTGTTCACGACCTGCCGGGGAGCGTTGCTGCCGGGGGTCGTGCCGCGTGAACTGTTGGCGCGCGGGAACAGTCTGATGATCACCGTGGAGCAGGTCGCGGTGGTCGCGAGCCCGGGGATCGCCGCCGTCCTGTTCGGAACCCTGGGTGCCGCGCCCGCGCTCGTCATCGACGCGTTGTCGTTCCTGGTGTCCGGGGTGCTGATCCTGGGCTTGCGGTATCGCGAGCCCGCACCAAGCGGGGAGGACGAGGACGGCGAGGCGGAATCGTCGCGCAACGGCGCGGCGGTCAACTGGCTCGTGCCGGTGGGGTTCGCGGTGGCCGCGCTGGCGGCGATGATGTATCAGTTCGGTGCCAACAGTTCCACGCTGGTGGCGTTCCTGCCCGAGGACCTCGACCGTCCCGTCACCGACGCGTTCTGGTTCGCGATGGTCTCCGGCGCGATCCAGTTGTTCGCCGGGACGCTGTTGTCGGCGTTGGCACATCGGCTGCGCCTGCGGGCCACGATGGTGCTGTCGGCGGCGTGCGTGATGGTGGGCGGTTGGACACTCGCGTACGCGCCCAACCTGTTCACGGCCGTTGCCGGGGTCGGGATCATCGCGTGCGCGAACATCCCGTTCCGGGTCGCGTTCGAGACCCTGCCGCAGCTGCTGGTGCCCTCGCGGGTGCTCGGCCGGGTGATCGGGGTCGTCAAGAGTGTCAGCGCCTCGGCGTTCATCGCGGGAACCCTTGGCGGCGGCCTGATCGCCGACCAGGCGGCGCCGCGCACCAGTCTGGTGGTCTCGGCGCTGATCCTCAGTCTGGGTGCGCTGTTGAGCCTGGGCCTGTTGACCAGGACGGTCACCAGGGCACCGAAGACACCGGTCGGATAAATCTGTCCTTATCCGGACATGGGTGTATCTGGATCGCTACTGTTGCCTCTATCTAGTTAGTTGAGTGAGATCGGGCTATGTCGCCAGGCACTCCTTAGGAGTTACCAACGATGGCAGACAAGCCTTCCAAGGGTCTCGACATCGGGCCCTTGCATGAAGTGCGACGACAGCAGACCTGCGGAGCGTGTCCATACAACACGGTCAACCCCCACGCTCCCCGACCGGCGCTAACGTCACGACAGCTTTGCGTGCTTTCGGCTATCGCGAACGACTGGACGGACAAACGTATCGCCAAACTTCTGCAGCTGAGCGATCGTCAGGTCCGACGCGAGATCTCGCGCATGTGCGAGATCCTTGGGGTTTCCAGCCGGATCCAGTTGGTCGCCATCGCACTGCGCCTCGGCATCCTGCCGTGGTCCGCCTTGGGGTGCTGACGGCTTCGCCGTCCGCTCCCCCAATGTCCGCCGGTTCGTCCCCGCGTCGGCGCGGGGACGAACCGGCCTTTCGTCGTCAGCGCCGGGAAAGCCTGCGCAGCAACAGGATCACCAGGACGGCGCCGTACGCGGCCCCGGTAAGCGTGTAGGGCCAGTGATTGCCACCGTCCATCATCACCCAGAACGCCTTCGCGGCCCAGAACGGCGGCAGCACCCCGAACAGCAGTCCCAGCGGCGAGTCGATGAACCACGGCACCAGGGGGACCATGAACACCAGCATCCCGGCGGCCCGGAACAGTGCCAGGCCCTCGACCTTGTTCTTCGCCAGCAGCGCGATGGTCGTCGCCAGGATCGCGGTGGTGGCTCCGGCCACGACGGTGATCGGTATCGCCGCCACGATGGACTCGGAGTCCATGCGCCGCGACAGTGCCAGCGCCGCGATCTCGAACACCGGGGTGATCGCGATCAACAGCAGCACCCGGTACAGCGGATACGCCAGCGGCGGAGCCGGGGTGACCCGCAGCGCGCTGAGCGTGCGCTGGTCCTTGTCCTCCAGCAACAGCATCCCGCCGATGCAGCCCAGCACCGCCGCCGGGCCCAGGATCTGGAAACCGCTGATCGCCAGCGGGTAGTAGGGCACCAGGTCGAAGCCGTAGAGCCGGTCCAGCAGTCGGGTGATCGGCGGCAGCAGCCACATCATGACCGAGTACAGGAACGGCCCGAACACGATGCCCGCGAGCATGGTGTCGCGGCGGATGTTGCGGATGTCGTTGCGGCCGAACGCGGCCACGGTCGTCCACATGTCAGCGACCCCCTTCCCGCTTCACGACGTGGCGGTAGAACGCCCGCCGCGCCCACAGTGTCAGCAGCACGATCCACAGTAGTGAGGACCCGATCGCGTAGACGTAGTCCCACACCTCGAACCGCGACTGTCCGAAGGACTCTCCGAGCAACAGCAGACTGCCCTGGGTCGGCGCCAGGTACAGCGCCGGACTTTCCCACAGTCCGGAGTAGAACGCCATCGGCAGGCTCAGCACCGCGATCACGGCGGTGGACGGGATGATCCAGTCGCTGATCGACGTGAACGGAGTCGCGGAGATGAAACTGGCCAGCAGGCACACCAGTGAGCACAGGACCGTCCCCAGCAAGAGAGTCACCGGGTCGAAGTCGAGACCGACTCCGGAGACCGTGATGAGGAGGGTCAGCACCAGGCTCAGCAGGCTCAATGTCGTCAGTTTGGATGCCAGGTAGTCACCGAACCGCATCGGTGTGGTCACCACCGCGTCCAGGGTGCGTTCCCCGCGTTCGAAGAACACCGCCCCGGCCAGGAAGAAGAAACCGACGATGCCCAGGTCGCCGAAGATCAGGTACGGCATCGCCGGTCCCTGGAGTGGCTCGGGCAGGATGATCACGATGGCGTCCCACAGCACCGCCGAGAACGCCGCCGCGTAGACGAAGCCGTAGCGCCACTGCAGTCGCAGGTCGAGCCGGAAGGCGGCCCGCGCGGTGATCGGGATGAGGCTCATGTCAGGGCCCTTCCGGTGACGTCGATGAACACGTCGTCCAGGTCGGCTTCCTGACTGTGGACGGCTTCGACGGCGCGCGAGTTCATCAGCTCCCGGAACTCGGCGTCCGCACCGAGCCCGTCCATCGGGAAGTCCTTGACGGCCAAGGATTCCCCGCTTCGGTAGGTCACGGTGACGACGCGTTTGCTGCGCGACAGCTTGTGCTCGGCCGGGGTGTCGAGGGCGGCGATGCGGCCGTCCACGACGAACGCGACCCGGTCGCACAGTTCGTCGGCGGTGCGCATGTCGTGTGTGGTCAGGAAGATCGTGCGTCCCTCGGAGCGCAGCTCGGTGAT containing:
- a CDS encoding flavoprotein produces the protein MYSSLPCKRLLVGIAGSIHAVHVPEYLLRFKREFATEIQVIMTRSAGNMVNPQVLEVYTDGDVVDDMWGNATLKAPHIRLTRWAELFLVLPATANIIGKTANGIADDLLSTAILASPHPVVFAPGMNPAMYDTPAVKRNLATLEADGHYVIHPEELTSVTSGEYDTGYGPTTDLVLKHLWHVHMRRVKEGYWDEATAAEPESPSITGADTGVGTNLKSLPLTPVNGAAKPAG
- a CDS encoding MFS transporter yields the protein MSRPSSRLRDLPATYWRLCVSHGISSFGDFLRMTTIAFWAYEASDGSAAAVGAFATTELLVAMVSGSVAGVIADRWNRVTVMIASDFGRVATGVVLVAAVVWNHIPAAVVAVAASGFLTALFTTCRGALLPGVVPRELLARGNSLMITVEQVAVVASPGIAAVLFGTLGAAPALVIDALSFLVSGVLILGLRYREPAPSGEDEDGEAESSRNGAAVNWLVPVGFAVAALAAMMYQFGANSSTLVAFLPEDLDRPVTDAFWFAMVSGAIQLFAGTLLSALAHRLRLRATMVLSAACVMVGGWTLAYAPNLFTAVAGVGIIACANIPFRVAFETLPQLLVPSRVLGRVIGVVKSVSASAFIAGTLGGGLIADQAAPRTSLVVSALILSLGALLSLGLLTRTVTRAPKTPVG
- a CDS encoding helix-turn-helix domain-containing protein — protein: MADKPSKGLDIGPLHEVRRQQTCGACPYNTVNPHAPRPALTSRQLCVLSAIANDWTDKRIAKLLQLSDRQVRREISRMCEILGVSSRIQLVAIALRLGILPWSALGC